A stretch of Kyrpidia spormannii DNA encodes these proteins:
- a CDS encoding long-chain fatty acid--CoA ligase codes for MNTRHYPFWPARIPKSLTVPATSLYDNLEVTARRYPDKPAILYYGGVIPYRQLKNRVDALAGFLQKRLGVTRGDRVILYMQNSPAFVTGFYAILRAGAVVVPLNPMNVTEELAFYVEDCGARVALVGQELYPRIAPLLGETVLDRVVVAAYSDDVPEEREWEFPDVVAAPRMEAPDERAILLSEALEAGLAPVDPGVRPGEDLAVLPYTSGTTGKPKGCMHTHRSVQANIVSAVVWSGLTSEAAVLGTLPFFHVTGLQHSMNAPIYAGATVALMTRWDRQLAAKWIERYRLTHWTNISTMVVDFLANPAIGDYDISSLTSIGGGGAPLPEAVGERLQAMTGVQYSEGYGLSETISQTHMNPPDRAKLQCMGIPAFDVDARIIDPETGRELGPGEEGEVIVRGPQVFQGYWNQPEETAKAFIEFEGERFFRTGDIARYDEEGYFFMVDRVKRMINASGYKVWPAEVESILYRHPAIREACVIGVPDPRRGETVKAFIVLRDDQRGQVGEQEIIDWARERMAAYKYPRLVQFVDRLPMSGSGKILWRKLQEEEWAKANTTS; via the coding sequence ATGAACACCCGGCACTATCCATTTTGGCCTGCGAGGATTCCGAAAAGTTTAACCGTGCCGGCGACGTCACTGTACGACAATCTCGAGGTCACTGCTCGGCGATATCCCGATAAACCCGCTATTCTCTACTATGGTGGCGTGATCCCGTATCGTCAGTTGAAAAATCGGGTGGATGCCCTGGCCGGGTTCTTGCAAAAACGGCTCGGTGTGACCCGGGGGGACCGGGTGATCCTATATATGCAAAACAGCCCAGCTTTTGTGACCGGGTTTTACGCGATTCTCCGGGCCGGGGCGGTGGTGGTGCCCCTCAATCCGATGAATGTCACCGAGGAACTGGCTTTTTACGTGGAGGATTGCGGGGCTCGGGTGGCCTTGGTCGGCCAGGAGCTCTATCCCCGCATTGCTCCCCTGTTGGGGGAGACGGTATTAGATCGGGTGGTGGTCGCCGCCTATTCGGACGACGTTCCGGAGGAAAGGGAATGGGAGTTCCCGGATGTGGTGGCCGCTCCCCGTATGGAAGCGCCGGACGAACGGGCGATCCTCCTCTCCGAGGCCCTGGAGGCCGGACTGGCGCCCGTCGATCCGGGGGTGCGCCCCGGCGAGGACTTGGCGGTGTTGCCCTACACGTCGGGCACCACGGGCAAACCCAAAGGATGCATGCATACCCATCGCAGCGTTCAGGCCAATATCGTCTCCGCCGTGGTGTGGTCGGGACTGACTTCCGAGGCTGCTGTACTGGGGACGCTGCCGTTTTTCCACGTCACCGGGCTTCAGCACAGCATGAACGCGCCGATCTACGCCGGCGCTACCGTGGCGCTCATGACCCGATGGGATCGGCAATTGGCGGCGAAGTGGATTGAGCGGTACCGGCTTACCCACTGGACCAACATCAGCACCATGGTGGTGGATTTTCTTGCCAACCCAGCCATCGGGGACTATGACATCAGCTCTCTGACGTCCATCGGCGGCGGGGGGGCCCCGTTGCCGGAAGCCGTGGGGGAGAGACTTCAGGCCATGACCGGCGTACAATATTCGGAAGGCTATGGCTTATCGGAGACGATCTCCCAAACTCACATGAATCCGCCGGATCGCGCGAAACTGCAGTGCATGGGGATCCCAGCTTTCGATGTGGACGCCCGGATCATCGACCCCGAGACCGGGAGAGAGTTGGGTCCCGGCGAGGAAGGGGAAGTGATCGTCCGTGGCCCCCAAGTGTTTCAAGGATACTGGAATCAACCCGAGGAAACCGCAAAAGCGTTTATAGAATTCGAGGGGGAAAGGTTTTTCCGCACCGGGGATATCGCCCGCTATGACGAAGAAGGGTATTTTTTCATGGTGGACCGGGTCAAACGGATGATCAACGCCTCGGGGTATAAAGTCTGGCCCGCAGAAGTGGAATCGATTCTGTACCGACATCCTGCGATCCGGGAGGCCTGCGTGATTGGAGTGCCGGATCCGCGCCGCGGGGAGACGGTCAAAGCCTTTATCGTACTCCGGGACGATCAGCGGGGACAGGTCGGCGAGCAGGAGATTATCGACTGGGCCAGGGAACGGATGGCCGCCTACAAGTACCCGCGTCTCGTTCAGTTTGTCGATCGCCTGCCCATGTCCGGGAGCGGCAAAATCCTGTGGCGAAAGCTGCAGGAGGAGGAATGGGCCAAGGCAAACACCACGTCGTGA
- a CDS encoding GntR family transcriptional regulator, producing the protein MWLRIDPRSEVPLYQQIVDQVREAVARRWLEPGTRLPSVRELAVQLALNHNTVARAYQELEREGLIETLRGRGTFVAKPNPRMPSPDDVAWMEKQIRQLLIAAYHLGIEPKVWLEIAGRVVAGWSQSEGGF; encoded by the coding sequence ATGTGGCTGAGGATTGATCCCAGATCGGAAGTACCCCTGTATCAACAGATTGTCGACCAAGTGCGGGAAGCGGTGGCAAGGAGGTGGCTAGAGCCCGGAACTCGACTTCCCTCGGTCCGGGAGTTGGCGGTCCAGTTGGCGCTGAATCACAACACTGTCGCTAGGGCTTACCAGGAGCTGGAACGAGAAGGATTGATCGAAACGCTCCGGGGTCGGGGGACCTTTGTGGCGAAGCCGAATCCTCGAATGCCTTCCCCCGATGATGTGGCGTGGATGGAAAAGCAGATTCGACAACTCCTCATCGCGGCGTACCATTTGGGAATCGAGCCGAAAGTTTGGCTGGAGATCGCCGGCCGGGTGGTGGCCGGCTGGTCTCAATCGGAGGGAGGTTTCTGA
- a CDS encoding undecaprenyl-diphosphate phosphatase → MTWIQALWFAAVQGITELFPVSSVAHAVMLPAVLHWPVDPDGLLPFTVMLHLGTAFALLLFYWREWLSLIGSLFHSRAPEKRRVFVLLVVATIPAAVIGGLFEKTLRAHFPSAASAAFFLMVNGVILWIGDRQRRRAMARSDMFRRIGREDEEIARLGLGQSFLIGSAQCLALIPGFSRSGMTMIAGLYAGLGYEAAARFAFLLATPVILGAGILEVPKLFHDQHRDLLGPALVGGLAAGVAAFVSVWILTRYFQQQEVRAFRPFAIYCLVIGLVALLYFVL, encoded by the coding sequence ATGACCTGGATACAGGCGTTGTGGTTTGCGGCGGTGCAGGGAATTACGGAGTTGTTTCCCGTAAGCAGTGTGGCCCATGCTGTCATGTTGCCGGCGGTGCTGCACTGGCCGGTGGATCCGGATGGGCTGTTGCCTTTTACCGTGATGCTTCACTTGGGGACAGCGTTTGCGCTGCTCTTATTTTATTGGCGGGAGTGGCTGTCGCTCATCGGGTCCCTGTTTCACAGCCGGGCGCCGGAAAAGCGCCGGGTGTTCGTGTTGTTGGTGGTGGCGACCATCCCCGCGGCGGTGATCGGGGGGTTGTTTGAGAAAACTCTCCGTGCTCATTTTCCGTCCGCGGCGAGTGCCGCCTTTTTCTTGATGGTCAATGGCGTGATCCTCTGGATCGGAGATCGGCAGAGGCGCCGGGCGATGGCACGGTCCGACATGTTCCGCCGGATCGGCAGGGAGGATGAAGAAATTGCACGCCTGGGGCTGGGCCAGAGCTTTTTGATCGGGTCCGCCCAGTGCCTGGCGCTTATCCCGGGTTTTTCTCGGTCGGGCATGACGATGATCGCCGGGCTCTATGCGGGCCTCGGGTACGAGGCGGCGGCCCGGTTTGCGTTTTTGTTGGCGACGCCTGTGATCCTGGGGGCCGGGATCCTGGAGGTCCCGAAGCTTTTCCACGACCAGCACCGGGACTTGTTGGGCCCCGCCTTGGTCGGGGGATTGGCGGCGGGGGTGGCCGCTTTTGTGAGCGTGTGGATTTTGACGCGGTATTTTCAACAACAGGAGGTCCGGGCATTTCGACCTTTTGCGATTTACTGTCTAGTCATCGGGCTAGTAGCTCTGCTATACTTTGTACTGTAG
- a CDS encoding glycerophosphodiester phosphodiesterase yields the protein MNREPVEVRVWAHRGASAEAPENTLAAFRRAVEIGVGGIELDVQLTRDGVPVVLHDPTLERTTDGRGWVGDWTWSELRRLDAGAWFHPRFAGERIPTLAEALVAIPEEVWVNIELKTTPEVYRGLEEQVVNCVRASGRRRIIYSSFDHSALERLQRIDPEARLGLLYDGFLLSPWKYARQAGLRIYSLHVRHWFAGRGLAQAARRKGLAVFAYTVNDPLRAAHLFSSGVNGVFTDNPRRVRG from the coding sequence GTGAATCGCGAACCGGTGGAAGTGCGAGTGTGGGCGCACCGGGGAGCTTCGGCGGAGGCACCGGAGAATACGTTGGCCGCGTTCCGCCGGGCCGTGGAGATCGGCGTCGGGGGGATCGAGCTCGATGTGCAGTTGACCCGGGACGGCGTCCCGGTGGTCCTGCACGATCCGACGTTGGAGCGGACCACGGATGGCCGCGGCTGGGTGGGCGATTGGACTTGGTCGGAGTTGCGCCGACTCGACGCCGGGGCGTGGTTCCATCCGCGCTTTGCTGGGGAGCGGATTCCGACACTGGCCGAAGCTTTGGTGGCAATTCCCGAAGAAGTTTGGGTCAACATCGAACTGAAGACCACACCAGAGGTATATCGGGGCCTCGAAGAGCAGGTGGTCAACTGCGTTCGGGCGTCCGGGCGGCGCAGGATCATCTATTCTTCTTTCGATCACTCGGCCCTGGAGCGGCTTCAGCGAATCGATCCCGAGGCCCGATTGGGGTTGCTGTACGATGGGTTTCTGTTATCCCCTTGGAAATATGCCCGGCAGGCGGGGCTGAGGATTTACAGCCTTCATGTGCGGCACTGGTTTGCCGGGCGGGGCTTGGCCCAGGCCGCCCGCCGTAAGGGTTTGGCGGTTTTTGCATACACGGTCAACGATCCGCTCCGGGCGGCACATTTGTTTAGCTCGGGCGTGAATGGGGTGTTTACGGACAACCCCCGGCGGGTGCGGGGTTGA
- a CDS encoding ABC transporter ATP-binding protein — MSWAVEAQDLSKTIDGVQALKDVTLHIPAGAVFGLIGPNGAGKTTLIRLMLGIWQPTAGKVLLFGNRADDPTGIARQGVGYVPDIPNWPNNFRVEDVLKWHRLVYRGWDEHRAGALLEMFRLRRKALFSTLSKGQKMQVSLSCALATHPRLLVLDEPTNGLDPVVRREFLQLLVRQVAEDETTMLFSTHLLEDLQRVADHIGVLFQGRLLLSTALADLWEEARKILVVFRPEAEPDLSQWPEVWRVEQEGRLRVLWVGGSAERVMERIRALEPVYWEAVQPALDDLFVEMMRREGYTYGDLELE; from the coding sequence ATGAGCTGGGCGGTCGAAGCGCAAGATTTGTCGAAAACCATCGATGGGGTGCAGGCTCTTAAGGATGTGACGCTGCACATTCCGGCCGGGGCCGTGTTTGGCCTGATCGGCCCGAACGGCGCCGGAAAGACGACATTGATTCGCCTGATGTTGGGTATTTGGCAACCCACCGCCGGCAAGGTGCTGCTTTTTGGAAACCGGGCGGACGATCCCACGGGGATAGCCCGGCAAGGGGTGGGGTACGTGCCCGACATCCCGAACTGGCCGAACAATTTTCGCGTGGAAGATGTGTTGAAGTGGCACCGCCTCGTCTATCGGGGGTGGGACGAGCACCGGGCGGGGGCGCTGTTGGAGATGTTCCGACTCCGGCGCAAAGCGCTGTTTTCCACCCTTTCCAAGGGTCAAAAGATGCAGGTTTCCCTGTCCTGCGCTTTAGCGACGCATCCCCGGCTCCTGGTATTGGATGAACCGACCAACGGCTTGGATCCCGTGGTGCGGAGGGAATTTCTTCAGCTTTTGGTCCGCCAGGTGGCCGAAGATGAGACCACGATGTTGTTTTCGACACATCTCCTGGAAGATCTGCAACGGGTGGCGGATCACATCGGGGTCCTCTTTCAGGGGAGACTGCTGCTGTCCACGGCTTTGGCCGATCTGTGGGAGGAGGCCAGGAAAATCCTGGTGGTGTTCCGGCCCGAGGCGGAGCCCGACCTGTCCCAGTGGCCGGAAGTGTGGCGGGTGGAGCAGGAGGGGCGGCTGCGGGTCCTGTGGGTCGGGGGCTCCGCGGAGCGGGTGATGGAACGGATCCGGGCGTTGGAGCCCGTGTACTGGGAAGCGGTGCAACCGGCTCTGGACGATCTTTTTGTGGAAATGATGCGCCGGGAGGGGTACACCTATGGGGATCTGGAATTGGAATGA
- a CDS encoding YitT family protein, with protein MGETRMAEHWRYRVYQGVLVIGGSLVAAYGLRGFLVPNHIIDGGMTGISILLSYLTGLNIGWFLLALNLPFLLLGYNQIGKTFTVLTFLGVAGLAVWTWVLGSAAVVTQDLLLAAVFGGVIVGLGVGLVIRHGGSMDGTEIVAVVLSERWPFSVGEIIMFFNVFILGSAGFVFGWDRAMYSLIAYFVAYKTIDVVVDGLDESKGVWIVSNRAEELGVVILARLGRGVTYLEAKGGYSEEPKQMIYTVVTRLELPKLRTVVREIDPQAFVSVADIHETMGGYFRKRKIH; from the coding sequence ATGGGTGAGACGCGAATGGCCGAACATTGGAGATACCGGGTCTATCAAGGGGTTCTGGTTATTGGGGGCAGCTTGGTGGCGGCGTACGGGTTGCGCGGGTTTCTGGTGCCCAATCATATCATCGACGGAGGCATGACAGGAATTTCCATACTGCTGTCCTATCTGACCGGATTGAACATTGGGTGGTTCCTGTTGGCCCTGAATCTTCCTTTTCTCCTCCTCGGCTACAACCAGATCGGCAAAACTTTTACCGTCCTGACCTTCCTCGGGGTTGCGGGGCTGGCGGTTTGGACCTGGGTGCTTGGCTCGGCGGCCGTGGTGACCCAAGATCTCCTGTTGGCGGCGGTGTTCGGGGGGGTGATCGTGGGTCTCGGGGTGGGATTGGTGATTCGACACGGGGGTTCCATGGATGGAACAGAAATTGTCGCCGTGGTGCTCAGTGAGCGGTGGCCATTTTCCGTAGGCGAGATCATCATGTTTTTTAACGTGTTCATCCTGGGAAGTGCCGGATTCGTCTTCGGTTGGGACCGGGCCATGTACTCCTTGATCGCGTATTTTGTCGCGTACAAAACCATCGATGTGGTGGTGGACGGCTTGGATGAGTCCAAGGGGGTTTGGATTGTCTCCAACCGCGCCGAGGAACTGGGGGTGGTCATCTTGGCCCGCCTGGGGAGAGGGGTGACGTACCTCGAGGCCAAGGGCGGGTATTCCGAAGAGCCGAAGCAGATGATCTACACGGTGGTCACTCGGCTTGAGCTGCCGAAATTGCGTACCGTGGTGCGGGAAATCGACCCCCAGGCTTTCGTTTCCGTGGCGGATATTCACGAAACGATGGGCGGGTATTTTCGCAAGAGAAAGATCCACTGA
- a CDS encoding purine/pyrimidine permease, with amino-acid sequence MVGGIGIAGAAGRSVQWLIYLIASVVPIPVVLAQAFHLDPGTAAGFISRACLVAGAASLVQGLWGHRMPINDGPAGLWFAVFFLFASGAAGGSDVSRALEMGLLAAGTFVVLLAVTGAFRIIRQWFTPAVTGCYLLLLAAQMAGPFFEGVLGLPVSPHTVWFGWGGVLTVAIILAASLGPVRWLRQYSVLVGMAIGWMAMAAAGYHSGDAARTGAWFAWPGPFLFGPPVWNWSVVVNGLFVAIILISNLVASVEAMERILQVPPADMRRAGFWHGVTTVAAGVAGTVGMIPQSTASGFVALTGIRDRLPFLWGSAMLAAMGFFPGIAGWLAAMPREVGYGVMFASFTQLILVGLDAMRQAHLGPGQRQGLGLALLLGLGLTALPSGAFPALPQVVRVFLSNGLVVGTLVYLVWDGMYRWMASRRTKGALGRER; translated from the coding sequence GTGGTTGGCGGGATCGGAATCGCCGGTGCGGCGGGGCGGAGTGTGCAATGGCTGATTTATCTCATCGCATCGGTGGTCCCCATTCCGGTGGTGCTCGCTCAAGCGTTTCATCTGGATCCGGGGACGGCTGCCGGATTTATTTCCCGGGCCTGCTTGGTGGCCGGAGCCGCTTCACTGGTTCAGGGCCTGTGGGGCCACCGGATGCCCATTAACGATGGGCCGGCCGGTTTGTGGTTTGCCGTTTTTTTCTTGTTCGCCAGCGGGGCAGCCGGGGGTTCAGACGTTTCCCGGGCTTTAGAGATGGGCCTGTTGGCGGCGGGCACCTTTGTGGTACTGTTGGCGGTGACCGGGGCCTTTCGTATCATCCGACAATGGTTCACTCCTGCGGTGACGGGGTGTTACCTGCTCCTCTTGGCCGCCCAGATGGCCGGGCCGTTTTTTGAGGGGGTGCTCGGGTTGCCGGTGTCTCCCCACACGGTCTGGTTCGGTTGGGGGGGCGTGCTCACGGTCGCCATTATTCTTGCGGCCTCTCTGGGGCCGGTGCGCTGGCTTCGGCAGTACTCGGTGCTCGTCGGGATGGCGATCGGCTGGATGGCCATGGCTGCGGCCGGGTACCACTCCGGGGACGCAGCCAGGACCGGGGCTTGGTTTGCCTGGCCGGGTCCGTTTTTGTTCGGTCCCCCAGTTTGGAATTGGTCGGTGGTGGTGAACGGTTTATTCGTGGCCATTATCCTGATCAGTAACCTGGTCGCCTCGGTGGAAGCCATGGAGCGGATTCTGCAAGTTCCCCCCGCAGATATGCGCCGGGCCGGCTTCTGGCACGGGGTGACGACGGTGGCCGCGGGGGTGGCGGGAACGGTGGGGATGATCCCGCAATCCACGGCGTCGGGGTTTGTCGCTCTGACCGGCATTCGGGATCGGCTGCCATTTTTATGGGGTTCGGCGATGCTGGCGGCGATGGGTTTTTTTCCCGGAATTGCCGGATGGCTGGCGGCCATGCCCAGGGAAGTGGGATACGGCGTCATGTTTGCATCCTTTACACAATTGATTCTGGTGGGGCTGGACGCCATGCGCCAAGCTCACCTGGGTCCGGGGCAGCGTCAGGGTCTAGGGCTGGCCCTACTCCTTGGGCTGGGTTTGACAGCCCTTCCCAGTGGTGCGTTCCCTGCACTGCCTCAGGTGGTTCGCGTTTTTCTCAGCAATGGCCTGGTGGTCGGGACGTTGGTCTATCTCGTGTGGGATGGGATGTATCGTTGGATGGCCAGCCGGCGGACGAAGGGGGCCCTAGGGAGGGAACGGTAA
- a CDS encoding ABC1 kinase family protein encodes MEGGKWFMGRQAKWRRVQQITRVFLKHGFGYLWDGRKEIASPERGRSMGRRLRQVCEELGPTFVKLGQLISTRPDLVSPEVAAELEQLQDQVPPVPFEVIARRLEEEFDKPIDRLFSFIDPTPLAAASIGQVHKARLPWGQEVAVKVQRPGIEGQIETDVAILEELAAWAEVHTQWGKIYPLTAIVGELRQSLRRELDYRLEAQYARQMRRRLPDDGNVYIPEVVGEYSTRRVFTAEYMEGSKLSSRAVEALGQERKRRLARIIAETILHQMLVDGLFHADPHPGNWLVKKDGSLVLLDFGMVGRLTPEHKSQLADLIIALMRQDTPAIVEALLNLGVAPADVDRDALYRDVEEIRDQFYEVPLHEIDIRDVVQLTFELSFRHQIRLPTHLTLVGKAMVTLGGVVEQLDPSLSIVELAEPFGTELFVGRYTPRAAAVKLAAYGRRWRKIAEEAPDWLAEWASAAGGGEVRLGLRLRDGQWALRRVERAVNRLAASVILLSLAVVVAALVLGGFARSPVPTWFYTALTVGLAVIAGITLWLIMEIMRSGKK; translated from the coding sequence ATGGAAGGCGGGAAGTGGTTCATGGGGCGACAGGCCAAGTGGCGGCGGGTGCAACAGATCACCCGGGTGTTTCTCAAACACGGTTTTGGCTACCTGTGGGATGGGCGCAAGGAAATCGCGTCCCCGGAGCGGGGGCGGTCCATGGGAAGGCGATTGCGCCAGGTCTGCGAAGAGCTGGGGCCGACTTTTGTAAAATTGGGCCAGCTGATCAGCACACGGCCGGATTTGGTGTCGCCGGAGGTGGCGGCGGAGCTGGAGCAGCTTCAGGATCAGGTCCCCCCCGTTCCCTTTGAAGTGATTGCCCGCCGTCTAGAAGAGGAATTTGACAAACCCATAGACCGCTTGTTCTCGTTTATCGATCCGACTCCTCTGGCTGCCGCCTCCATCGGACAAGTACATAAGGCCAGACTCCCCTGGGGCCAGGAGGTTGCCGTCAAAGTGCAAAGGCCGGGCATTGAGGGGCAGATTGAAACGGATGTGGCGATCTTGGAAGAGTTGGCGGCCTGGGCCGAGGTGCACACCCAGTGGGGAAAGATCTACCCCCTCACCGCCATTGTCGGAGAGCTTCGGCAATCTTTGCGCCGGGAGCTGGATTATCGCCTGGAGGCCCAGTATGCACGGCAGATGCGCCGGCGTTTGCCGGATGATGGTAACGTGTACATCCCCGAGGTAGTGGGGGAATATTCCACTCGTCGGGTGTTCACCGCCGAGTATATGGAAGGGTCCAAATTGTCTTCCCGGGCGGTGGAGGCGCTCGGTCAGGAACGAAAACGGCGCCTCGCCCGGATCATTGCAGAGACGATCCTCCACCAAATGCTGGTGGACGGCCTGTTTCACGCCGACCCCCATCCAGGCAACTGGCTGGTCAAGAAAGACGGCTCCCTGGTGCTGCTCGATTTCGGCATGGTGGGAAGGCTGACCCCGGAGCACAAAAGCCAGTTGGCAGACCTGATCATCGCGCTCATGCGCCAAGATACCCCGGCCATTGTCGAGGCGCTGCTCAATCTGGGGGTAGCTCCGGCCGATGTGGACCGGGACGCCTTGTACCGGGACGTGGAAGAGATTCGCGATCAGTTCTACGAAGTGCCCCTTCACGAAATCGACATCCGGGATGTGGTGCAACTCACTTTCGAGTTGTCATTCCGCCACCAGATCCGCCTGCCGACCCATTTGACTCTGGTGGGGAAAGCCATGGTCACCCTGGGCGGAGTGGTGGAGCAGCTCGATCCCTCTCTTAGTATCGTGGAGTTGGCAGAGCCCTTTGGAACGGAATTGTTTGTCGGGCGCTATACCCCCAGAGCGGCGGCGGTGAAGCTGGCGGCCTACGGCCGGCGATGGCGAAAGATTGCCGAAGAGGCACCGGACTGGTTGGCGGAGTGGGCTTCGGCGGCGGGGGGCGGCGAGGTGCGGCTCGGGTTGCGCCTCCGGGACGGACAATGGGCGCTGCGTCGGGTGGAGCGGGCGGTGAACCGGTTGGCGGCCAGTGTGATCCTCCTGTCCCTGGCGGTGGTGGTGGCGGCCTTGGTCCTCGGGGGATTCGCCCGTTCTCCAGTGCCCACTTGGTTTTATACCGCCTTGACAGTGGGGCTTGCGGTCATAGCCGGGATAACGTTATGGTTAATAATGGAAATTATGCGGTCCGGGAAAAAATAA
- a CDS encoding phosphotriesterase family protein: protein MANQVNTVRGPVPADQLGKTMIHEHFQFGYPGFHGDITLGRYDRQEALRVGLEVAERLKAHGVQSVVDPTPNECGRDPLLLKEISEMSGLNIICATGYYYEGESATAYWKFRALLGDAESEIYEMYMKEITEGIGDTGIRAGVIKLASSKDVITDYEKMFFRAAARAQRDTGVTIVTHTQEGTMGPEQAELLISHGADPNRIVIGHMCGNTDVAYHLRTLDTGVSIGFDRFGLQGLAGTPLDRMRETVLIGLIGMGYADRILLSHDTVNCWLGRALAIPEPLLPTVVDWHPTHIFENVIPTLREAGISEETIHKILVDNPQRVFGA from the coding sequence ATGGCGAATCAAGTGAACACCGTACGGGGACCGGTTCCGGCCGATCAACTGGGAAAAACCATGATTCACGAACATTTTCAGTTTGGGTATCCGGGTTTTCATGGGGACATCACCCTCGGAAGGTACGACCGACAAGAGGCGCTGCGGGTCGGGCTGGAAGTGGCGGAACGTCTAAAAGCCCACGGCGTGCAATCGGTCGTGGACCCGACCCCCAATGAGTGCGGACGGGATCCGCTATTGCTCAAAGAAATATCAGAAATGTCCGGACTGAACATCATCTGTGCCACGGGGTACTACTATGAAGGCGAGTCGGCCACGGCGTATTGGAAGTTCCGGGCTTTGCTCGGAGACGCGGAGTCGGAGATCTATGAGATGTACATGAAGGAGATTACCGAAGGGATCGGCGACACGGGAATCCGGGCCGGGGTGATTAAACTAGCCTCCAGCAAAGACGTGATCACAGATTATGAAAAGATGTTTTTTCGGGCGGCCGCTCGGGCCCAGCGAGACACCGGGGTGACCATCGTGACCCACACGCAGGAGGGCACCATGGGACCTGAGCAGGCGGAGTTGCTCATTTCTCACGGGGCCGATCCGAACCGCATCGTGATCGGCCACATGTGCGGGAACACGGACGTGGCGTATCATTTGCGCACGTTGGATACGGGGGTCTCCATCGGGTTCGACCGTTTTGGGCTTCAAGGGTTGGCGGGGACACCCTTGGATCGGATGCGGGAAACCGTGTTGATTGGCCTCATTGGGATGGGGTACGCCGATCGGATTTTGTTGTCCCACGATACGGTGAACTGCTGGTTAGGCCGGGCCCTCGCCATTCCCGAGCCTCTCCTGCCGACGGTGGTGGATTGGCATCCCACTCACATTTTTGAAAATGTCATCCCTACCCTCCGGGAGGCGGGGATCTCGGAGGAAACGATCCACAAGATTCTCGTTGATAATCCCCAGCGCGTGTTCGGAGCTTGA
- a CDS encoding endolytic transglycosylase MltG, translating into MLPSNQRNVLLESSIHRGFQQSIQDLGCAPPGPDVFDAEVLQYLIAHLELTREEIKNLRQNLHAQLASAEVLTVEDTGDGRFSFLVRIPYQNHLVDTWLIYRRDVWRSGGVAALSSRPVWKRPRVMGAALVVSYVLIALIAGSVGQYLAGHNQQRLEALASAAGYTLVPTSANATKGAASGTAAQAPGGAASKPESAAPKPEGAAPPAQGQATPPNETITFTLQMGMTAGDLTQFLHDKGLIQDVAAFNQKLADTHVDQDLKPGTYTFQKGMSEDQIIQTLQQGPQS; encoded by the coding sequence ATGTTACCGTCCAACCAGCGCAATGTTTTGCTTGAATCATCGATCCACCGGGGATTTCAGCAGAGTATTCAAGACCTCGGCTGCGCCCCTCCGGGTCCTGACGTGTTTGATGCGGAAGTGTTACAGTACCTCATCGCCCACCTGGAATTAACTCGGGAAGAGATCAAAAATCTCCGGCAAAACTTACACGCGCAATTGGCCTCCGCCGAGGTGCTGACCGTGGAGGACACAGGGGATGGGCGTTTTTCGTTCCTCGTCCGGATTCCCTATCAAAACCATTTGGTGGACACCTGGTTGATCTATCGCCGGGACGTGTGGAGAAGCGGCGGCGTGGCGGCGCTGTCCAGCCGCCCCGTGTGGAAGCGACCCCGGGTGATGGGGGCGGCTTTGGTGGTCTCCTATGTCCTCATCGCCCTGATCGCCGGATCAGTGGGGCAGTATCTGGCCGGCCACAACCAACAGCGCCTGGAAGCTTTAGCCAGTGCCGCCGGGTACACCTTGGTGCCCACCTCCGCCAACGCGACAAAAGGGGCCGCGTCCGGTACGGCCGCCCAGGCCCCCGGTGGAGCAGCGTCCAAGCCCGAAAGTGCCGCGCCAAAACCCGAGGGAGCTGCGCCTCCGGCCCAGGGGCAGGCAACGCCGCCTAACGAGACGATCACCTTCACCCTTCAGATGGGGATGACGGCCGGAGATCTGACCCAGTTTCTCCACGACAAAGGGCTCATCCAGGATGTCGCCGCCTTCAACCAGAAGCTCGCCGACACCCACGTGGACCAAGATCTAAAACCGGGCACCTACACGTTCCAAAAAGGCATGTCGGAAGACCAGATCATACAGACGTTACAACAAGGCCCCCAATCCTGA